The Streptomyces capitiformicae genome contains the following window.
TGCTGGACGACGGCACACCGGCCCGCACCCGGGACCTGGGCGACGGCACCCTCGCCATCGACCTGCCCAGGGGCCGCGAGGTGCTCGTCCACGCCGGTGCCCGCCCCGACCTCGTCATCGCGCCCGTCGCCTTGAGCGAACCGGGCCCGGCCTGGGGCCTGCCGTAGCCGCATACCGACAACAGGGAGGTTTCTCATGGGGGTTGCTCGCAGAACCTCGGTCGCCGCGCTCTGCGCCGGGCTGGTGGCCACACTCTTCACGACCGGCCCCGCACGGGCCGAACAGGACGCACACGCATGGGCCGTGTCCGGCCCCGAACGCACGACGGCATCACCCGCACCGCGTGCCCGGGTGTCCCTGGACGACACCACCGGCAAGCTGAGCCTCGCGGTGTCCCGCGGCGGTCGTACGGTCATCGAACCGTCGCCCGTCGGCATCGTCACCGAACAGGCCGACTTCTCCCAGGACCTGCGCTTCCTGCACCGCAAGGACCGGATGGTCGACGAGCGGTACCGGACGAAGTCCGGCAAACGACTGGAACGCCGGGCCCTCATGAACGAGACCCGCCTGTCGTTCGCCACGCCCGAGGGCGCCCGGCTCGACCTCGTCGTCCGCGCCTCCGCCGACGGCGTCGCCTACCGCTACGTCCTGCCCGCCGCGTACGGCGACGTGCTCGGCGAGACCTCCGCGTTCCGACTGCCGTCGGACGCGAACGCATGGCTCGGCACCTACCGGGTCGACAACGAGGGCCAGTTCGCCCCGTACACGGCTGCCTCGGCACCCACCGGCGAATACTCGGACCAGGCGCTCTTCGAGACCGACGGCGGCTACACCCTGCTCGCCGAATCCGACCTCACCGGCACCTACTCCGGCGCCCGACTCGCCCACGACCAGGGCACCGGCACCTATCGGATCAAGCTCGCCGACGACCGGGTCCGGACCGACGGCCCGCTCGCCACCCCCTGGCGGGCCATGGTCACCGGCGACCTCACCACCGTCACCCGCTCCACCTTCACCGACGACCTCGCCCGCGCCTCCAAGGTCGCCGACACCACCTGGGTACGGCCCGGAACCGTGTTGTGGACCTGGCTCGCCGGCGGTCGCCCGGCCGGCCAGAGCCTCGCCGCGCAGAAGACGTACGTCGACTACGCGGCCGAACGGAACTGGCCCTACGAGGCCGTCGACGCGGGCTGGTACTTCAAGGCCGACGCATGGGACACCACCGACCCCGACTGGCAGGCCAACAGCTGGCTGCCCGAACTCGTCGACCACGCACGCGCCAAGGGCGTCGGCATCATCGTCTGGATCCACCAGCGCGAACTCGACACCCCCGAGGAACGCGCCCAGTGGCTGCCCACCCTCGAACGGTGGGGCGTCAAAGGCGTCAAGATCGACTTCATGGACTCCGAGAAGCAGCCCATGCTCCAGTGGTACGACGCCATCCTGAAGGAGACCGCCGCCCACCACCTCATGGTCAACTTCCACGGCTCCACCATCCCCAAGGGCATGCAACGCACCTGGCCCCACGTCATGACCCTGGAAGGCGTCGCCGGCGAGGAGAAGCGGACCAACACCGCCGTCCACCTCACCACCCTGCCCTTCACCCGCAACGTCATCGGCTCCATGGACTTCACCCCCGGCGCCTTCCAACGCGTCGGCCTGCGCCCCAACTCCGACGCGGCCGAGGTCGGACTCGCCGTCACCTACGAGTCGGGCTTCCAGATGCTCGCGGGCACCCCCGAGTCGTACGACGCCCGGCCGCTCGCCCGGGCCTTCTTCGAGCAGATTCCCGCCGCCTGGGACGACACCCGGTTGCTCACCGGCCGACCGGGCCAGGAGGCCGTGCTCGCCCGGCGCGACGGCGACCGCTGGTTCCTGGGCGGCGTGTACGCCGGCGCCGCCCGCACGGCGGAGGTGCCGCTGTCCATCGGCCCCGGCCGCTGGCTCGTCGAGACGATCCGGGACGGCGCCGACGGCCTCGTCCAGGACCGCCAGGTGCTGCGCGGCGGCGACACCTTCACCGTCGACGTCGTCACCAACGGCGGCTTCGCCGCCATCGCCTGCCCCTGGAAACCGGGCGTCACCACCTGCTACCGCTGACCGGCCACACGCACGGCGCGCCGAACCGCTCGCACCCTCAGGCGAAGCCGCCGTTGCTCAGCAGGAGTTGGCCGTTGATCCACTGCCCCTGGGGGGAACAGAGGAAGTCGACGAGGTGGGCGGCGTCCTGGGGGGTGCCGATACGGTTCAGCGGGGTGCGGCCAAGGATGTACTCGCGTCCCTCGTCGGTCATCCAACCGGTGTCCACCGGCCCCGGGTTGATGACGTTGGCGGTCACGCCCAGGTCGGCGAACTCGTGCGCGGCGGCCAGGGTGATGCGGTCCAGGGCCCCCTTGCTCGCGCCGTAGGGCAGGTTGCCGACGGTGTGGTCGCTGGTGAGGGCGATGATCCGGCCGCTGCCCGGGGAGGCCGCGAACCGTCGGCCGTACTCACGGATGAGCAGCCAGGTGGCGCGCGCGTTGACCGCGAAATGACGGTCGAAGCTCTCGACGGTGGTGTCCAGCAGACCGGAGTCGACCGATTCGCAGTGACACATGACGAGGGCCGTGATCTTTCCCAGCGCGCGTTCGACCTCGTCGAAGACACGGGCCGGGGTCTCCGGGTCGGCGAGGTCCGCTTCCACGGCCAGGGTGGCGGCGCCGCATTCGGTGAGGCCGGCGGTGATCGCCTCGGTCGCGCCGGACTCGACGCCCCAGCTCATGCGCTTGTCATAAGGGGTCCAGTAGGTGAAGGCGATGTCCCAGCCGGATGCCGCCAGTTGGCGGGCGATGCCCGCACCGATGCCGATCGTGCGGCCCACTCCGGTGAGCAGAGCCAGCGGGCGAGGGGTAGGAAGGGAAGCAGGGGAAGCAGGGGAGGGAACGGGGGTGGGTCGGCCGTGGTCGGAGTTCGTCGTCACGTTCCATGATCGTTCATGATCGGAACCGGCTCGGCAACCGCGTTGATCGTGGCCGTGGTCCGTGGCGGCTCAGTGCCAGCCGAAGCGGCGGTCGACGACCGCGGCGAACTCCTCCAGGGTCAGTACGGCGTCGCCGTTCTGGTCGGCGGCGTCGAAGAGGGCGGAGGAGGCGTCGGTGTCGCCGACCGCCCAGAACGGGAGATCCCCGGACGCGGCCAGGGACGGGCCTTTCGTACGCAGGGCGTTGATCACCTCCTCGCGGGTCAGCGTGCCGTTGTGGTCGAGGTCGAGTGCCTCGAACAGTCTTCGGGCCTTGTCGCTCGGCATAGGGTTCTCGTCCCCTTCCTCGGCGGTGGGTGGGCGGGCGGGTCGGCCTGCCCGGCTCACGAACGACAACGATTGCTCGTACATCCTGGTTCCCCGCCGCCGTACGGCCTACAGGGCTCGGGCGACGAGAAGGGCGACGTCGTCGTGGTCGTCGGGGTGGCGCAGTCCGTACAGGAGCAGATCGCAGGTTTCCTCCAGGGAGCGGTGGGGTGCGTCAAGGTAGCCGAGCAGGACGTCGAGGCGGTCGTCGATGGAGTGGAGCCTGGTCTCCACGAGGCCGTCGGTGTAAAGGACCAGCAGGTCGCCGGGGTCGAGGCGGGGTCATGGTCATCTCGAAGGGGACGCCGCCGACGCCGAGCGGGGCGCCGGTGGGCAGTTCGAGCAGCGTGGGGGAGCGGCCGGAGCGGGCCAGCGCGGGCGGTACGTGCCCGGCGTTGGCCATGCGGCACTGTCTCGTGCCGGGGTCGTACACCGCGTACGGGGTCGGCGGCGGACCGGGCCACCCGCTGCGCCTCCGCCGTGCGGCAACTCGTACCCGTGCCGCAACCCGACGACATCGCCCTCCTCCTGGCCCGCACCCATACGCTGGGCGCCGACCACGTCGTCTCCTGGGACGTGCCCGTGGACCCGGCCGCCGTCGCCGTCGCCCGGGCC
Protein-coding sequences here:
- a CDS encoding glycoside hydrolase family 97 protein, whose protein sequence is MGVARRTSVAALCAGLVATLFTTGPARAEQDAHAWAVSGPERTTASPAPRARVSLDDTTGKLSLAVSRGGRTVIEPSPVGIVTEQADFSQDLRFLHRKDRMVDERYRTKSGKRLERRALMNETRLSFATPEGARLDLVVRASADGVAYRYVLPAAYGDVLGETSAFRLPSDANAWLGTYRVDNEGQFAPYTAASAPTGEYSDQALFETDGGYTLLAESDLTGTYSGARLAHDQGTGTYRIKLADDRVRTDGPLATPWRAMVTGDLTTVTRSTFTDDLARASKVADTTWVRPGTVLWTWLAGGRPAGQSLAAQKTYVDYAAERNWPYEAVDAGWYFKADAWDTTDPDWQANSWLPELVDHARAKGVGIIVWIHQRELDTPEERAQWLPTLERWGVKGVKIDFMDSEKQPMLQWYDAILKETAAHHLMVNFHGSTIPKGMQRTWPHVMTLEGVAGEEKRTNTAVHLTTLPFTRNVIGSMDFTPGAFQRVGLRPNSDAAEVGLAVTYESGFQMLAGTPESYDARPLARAFFEQIPAAWDDTRLLTGRPGQEAVLARRDGDRWFLGGVYAGAARTAEVPLSIGPGRWLVETIRDGADGLVQDRQVLRGGDTFTVDVVTNGGFAAIACPWKPGVTTCYR
- a CDS encoding SDR family oxidoreductase; its protein translation is MTTNSDHGRPTPVPSPASPASLPTPRPLALLTGVGRTIGIGAGIARQLAASGWDIAFTYWTPYDKRMSWGVESGATEAITAGLTECGAATLAVEADLADPETPARVFDEVERALGKITALVMCHCESVDSGLLDTTVESFDRHFAVNARATWLLIREYGRRFAASPGSGRIIALTSDHTVGNLPYGASKGALDRITLAAAHEFADLGVTANVINPGPVDTGWMTDEGREYILGRTPLNRIGTPQDAAHLVDFLCSPQGQWINGQLLLSNGGFA
- a CDS encoding EF-hand domain-containing protein, whose protein sequence is MPSDKARRLFEALDLDHNGTLTREEVINALRTKGPSLAASGDLPFWAVGDTDASSALFDAADQNGDAVLTLEEFAAVVDRRFGWH